One region of Salvelinus namaycush isolate Seneca chromosome 3, SaNama_1.0, whole genome shotgun sequence genomic DNA includes:
- the LOC120043719 gene encoding zinc finger protein 2 homolog isoform X2: MDRDRASPSPSNLPESPGHNSPGSALLLDLKRVSVRLVDCRKTPGQSGTVREGHEGDLISSRETPYRCSLSGRGLSSGEPQQHHVADETEKSVSRSEHLKKHQQGRTGKKHHYCCSDCGKSFTSQSGFIIHCDQCGKSFAASNTFKSNVRIHTGEKPYLCLDCGKSFVSAGALTIHQRVHTREKPYSCDQCGKSFPQASSLTRHQLIHTGERPHLCLCGKSFDVASTLTVHQRTHTGEKPYSCDQCGKSFAVSGKLTRHQRIHTGEKPYSCGQCGKSFAVSEKLTVHQRIHTGEKPYSCGQCGKSFSQSVNRNLHQRTHTGEKPYSCGQCGKSFSQSVYRNVHQRTHTGEKPYSCDQCGMSFSVVSSLIRHQATHTGEKPYSCDQCGKSFAVSENLTTHQRIHTGEKPYSCGQCGKSFALSEHLTIHQRVHTGEKPYSCGHCGKSFALASTLTAHQRTHTGEKPYICGQCGKSFAQASTLTRHQRTHTVEKPYSCDQCGKSFNQSRTLKSHKLTHAGEKEALFM, from the exons GACAGAGCTAGTCCGTCCCCCTCCAACCTGCCGGAGTCCCCTGGTCACAACTCTCCtggtagcgccttactgctggaTCTGAAGAGGGTGTCTGTGCGGCTGGTCGACTGCAGGAAAACACCAGGgcagagtggaactgtgagagaagGACACGAGGGAGATTTGATTTCATCAA GGGAAACACCGTACCGTTGTTCTCTCAGTGGGAGGGGCTTAtcatctggggagcctcaacaacatcatgttGCTGACGAGACAGAGAAGAgtgtctccagatcagaacatctcaagaaacaccagcagggACGTACAGGGAAGAAACATCactactgctgctctgactgtgggaagagtttcacaaGCCAGAGTGGCTTCATTATtcactgtgatcagtgtgggaagagttttgctgcatctaacACCTTCAAATCTAATGTAAGAattcatacaggggagaagccttacctctGCCTTGATTGTGGGAAAAGTTTTGTTAGTGCAGGAGCCTTAACCATACACCAGCGTGTACACACtagagagaagccttatagctgtgatcagtgtgggaagagctttccTCAAGCTTCCTCCCTGACTAGACACCagctaatacacactggagagagaccTCATCTTTGTctatgtgggaagagctttgatGTAGCTTCCACCCTGACTgtacaccagcgaacacacactggagagaagccttatagctgtgatcagtgtggaaaGAGCTTTGCTGTATCAGGAAAACTAACTAGACaccagcgaatacacacaggagagaagccttatagctgtggtcagtgtgggaagagctttgctgtaTCAGAAAAACTAACTGTACaccagcgaatacacacaggggagaagccttatagctgtggtcagtgtgggaagagcttttcTCAATCAGTAAACCGGAATttacaccagcgaacacacacaggagagaagccttatagctgtggtcagtgtgggaagagcttttcTCAATCAGTATACCGGAATgtacaccagcgaacacacacaggagagaaaccttatagctgtgatcagtgtggaatGAGCTTTTCTGTAGTTTCCTCCCTGATTAGACACCAGgcaacacacactggagagaagccttatagctgtgatcagtgtgggaagagctttgctgtaTCAGAAAATCTAACTACACACCAGcgcatacacactggagagaagccttatagctgtggtcagtgtgggaagagctttgctttATCAGAACACCTAACCATACACCAGcgtgtacacacaggagagaagccttatagctgtggtcattgtgggaagagctttgctctAGCTTCCACCCTGACTgcacaccagcgaacacacactggagagaagccttatatctgtggtcagtgtgggaagagctttgctcaAGCTTCCACCCTGACTagacaccagcgaacacacactgtagagaaaccttatagctgtgatcagtgtgggaagagctttaatCAGTCAAGGACCCTGAAATCACACAAGCTAACACACGCTGGTGAGAAAGAAGCCTTATTcatgtga